One window of Kineococcus mangrovi genomic DNA carries:
- a CDS encoding putative bifunctional diguanylate cyclase/phosphodiesterase, with amino-acid sequence MTFPRHAWRAALSTAVLAVSTPVALAAAARWQEGRPVLLTVGLGWLAVSVLMPFLSRRGSRPGLVRFTAAGTLWGVGTVLAGAYPAAMIGPLSFPHLAHAVSLTGLAHIAFQQLRHARVAGDDQPLLVEAAVFGTVLATLAWDGFGRAGYTGDGWWQASASLVVLLTSFVAACAAVLAVEHAALRLACLGLGLGAIATQVTAITATTSPRVADVAIVVAVVGGTTLLVFQPRGGFVRHGGAAVAQAARRLRLAVSLPGAAVLIAMAVNVAEPRADALLSAYYGAAVLAAAVRQAATARAIDRTRRTLFFQAQHDQLTGLKNRTALTEALIEPDRTQSLVILEVSGLDDVSDVLGVPVGEDVLRAAAANLREHVTPLGGSTYRVRHDEFALLLPGSPEEAVRHLPHLLGAVSAAPLQVPGAGRFAVEAVAGIARVDRGARAGGDAALPLVHADLALRDARAHPGMLGWSVYSGAVAAQHARRLLVRERLASAVAEGCIDVHFQPIIDFATGRVVKFEALARWDDRELGRVSPVEFVAVAEESNLVVALGEHVLRRAVGTAHAAGVFDAGVRLAVNVSVVQLQSPGFADVVRGILTDHRIPAHLLTLELTESVFLDSDSPAERVVTDLARLGCQIAIDDFGTGYSAFGYLDRLPVHVLKIDRSLTQSLTGEGNGRSVVTAVVDLANRLGLTVVVEGVETDEEAAICRSMRAGLGQGWLYSAAVTADRIVAELEREYPVSPEPVR; translated from the coding sequence ATGACGTTCCCCCGGCACGCCTGGCGCGCGGCGCTGTCCACCGCCGTGCTCGCCGTGTCCACGCCGGTGGCGCTCGCCGCGGCGGCCCGTTGGCAGGAAGGCCGGCCAGTGCTGCTGACCGTCGGCCTGGGCTGGCTGGCCGTGTCCGTCCTCATGCCCTTCCTCTCGCGGCGGGGCTCCCGCCCCGGCCTCGTCCGCTTCACCGCGGCGGGCACGCTCTGGGGTGTCGGGACGGTCCTGGCCGGCGCCTACCCGGCAGCGATGATCGGGCCGCTGTCGTTCCCGCACCTCGCCCACGCCGTCTCGCTGACCGGCCTGGCCCACATCGCCTTCCAGCAGCTCCGGCACGCGCGCGTGGCCGGCGACGACCAGCCCCTGCTCGTCGAGGCCGCCGTGTTCGGCACCGTCCTGGCCACCCTCGCGTGGGACGGGTTCGGCCGCGCCGGGTACACCGGGGACGGCTGGTGGCAGGCCAGCGCCTCCCTGGTCGTCCTCCTCACGTCCTTCGTCGCGGCCTGCGCCGCCGTCCTGGCCGTCGAGCACGCCGCCCTGCGCCTGGCCTGCCTGGGGCTCGGGCTCGGTGCCATCGCCACGCAGGTCACGGCCATCACGGCGACCACGTCCCCCCGCGTCGCCGACGTCGCCATCGTCGTCGCCGTCGTGGGCGGGACCACCCTGCTGGTCTTCCAGCCGCGCGGCGGGTTCGTCCGGCACGGCGGCGCGGCGGTGGCGCAGGCCGCCCGCCGGCTCCGCCTGGCCGTCTCCCTCCCCGGGGCGGCAGTGCTCATCGCCATGGCCGTCAACGTCGCCGAACCCCGCGCCGACGCCCTGCTGTCGGCCTACTACGGCGCCGCGGTCCTCGCGGCCGCCGTGCGCCAGGCCGCCACGGCCCGCGCCATCGACCGCACCCGCCGCACCCTGTTCTTCCAGGCCCAGCACGACCAGCTCACCGGCCTGAAGAACCGGACGGCCCTCACCGAAGCGCTCATCGAACCCGACCGCACCCAGTCCCTCGTCATCCTCGAGGTCAGCGGCCTCGACGACGTCAGCGACGTCCTCGGCGTCCCCGTCGGCGAGGACGTCCTGCGCGCCGCCGCCGCGAACCTGCGCGAGCACGTCACCCCCCTCGGCGGCTCCACCTACCGCGTCCGCCACGACGAGTTCGCCCTCCTGCTGCCCGGCAGCCCGGAAGAGGCCGTCCGGCACCTGCCGCACCTCCTGGGCGCCGTCAGCGCCGCGCCGCTGCAGGTCCCGGGGGCCGGCCGCTTCGCCGTCGAGGCCGTCGCCGGGATCGCCCGCGTCGACCGCGGAGCCCGCGCGGGCGGGGACGCGGCCCTGCCGCTCGTGCACGCCGACCTCGCGCTGCGCGACGCCCGCGCCCACCCCGGGATGCTCGGCTGGTCGGTCTACTCCGGCGCCGTCGCCGCCCAGCACGCCCGCCGCCTCCTCGTCCGCGAGCGCCTGGCCTCAGCCGTCGCCGAGGGCTGCATCGACGTGCACTTCCAGCCGATCATCGACTTCGCCACCGGCCGGGTCGTGAAGTTCGAGGCCCTCGCCCGCTGGGACGACCGCGAGCTGGGCCGCGTCTCCCCCGTCGAGTTCGTCGCCGTCGCCGAGGAGTCCAACCTCGTCGTCGCGCTCGGCGAGCACGTGCTGCGGCGGGCGGTCGGCACCGCGCACGCGGCCGGGGTCTTCGACGCGGGCGTGCGGCTCGCGGTCAACGTCTCCGTCGTGCAGCTGCAGTCGCCCGGCTTCGCCGACGTCGTCCGCGGGATCCTCACCGACCACCGCATCCCGGCGCACCTGCTGACCCTGGAGCTCACCGAGTCGGTCTTCCTGGACTCCGACTCCCCCGCCGAGCGCGTCGTCACCGACCTGGCCCGCCTGGGCTGCCAGATCGCCATCGACGACTTCGGCACCGGCTACTCCGCGTTCGGCTACCTGGACCGGCTGCCCGTGCACGTCCTGAAGATCGACCGCTCCCTCACGCAGTCGCTGACCGGGGAGGGCAACGGGCGCTCCGTCGTCACGGCCGTCGTCGACCTGGCCAACCGCCTCGGCCTCACGGTCGTCGTCG
- a CDS encoding cell wall-binding repeat-containing protein — MTAATSRLRRRGIGAGVAALVGLSGLGFAAMPAQAAAGFDPSSASARLAGVDRYDTAAKAALAGWTTSSTVIVANGEVTGIDALAASYLAGVKDAPILLTQRDSVPSQTAAAIASLNPTTVIVLGDTNAVSASTYASLVGTKTGQRIDGPNRFQTAVDVMTEAGVTPPKTVFLARGDQYGAGQVAADALAAGPAAFKNRIPVLLTNQNSLPAETLAALNTAGVTKVYVLGNANAVSDSVYTQVDNLASVTDIERIQGSDRTATAAAIANETDFGFNRTGAALANGFRIDALAAGPVAGRAGSPILLTEGTVGLGVGTEAYLRANAATLTKAWVFGDDNSVTPTIAAAATTAANGGSAPTLQNIAVAPTAAAGYVIADETDAATRASDDRVYTVTGLTAGTTYRITLVDANSIRTAADGSVTFLSSADTASASGFSADPGADNADITSVNNASPTFTGTAAEIAAARTTTVQPVNGSITFTVDGTAPGSVVPVVYINGGAGQAANNGGPSTRLETSATVAGAYAAATENYGLGGVASYTATRAANGSFGGDSSDATVGAEITSVDKAGNTFTAEVDLNPAAAIGLQARSFAFDANDRFTVGTASVGLDAFKAALSSGDTITGSYATDPGGISTFNLNDSNPAAPTTVTSARGTTNATSNDITVTVTPAAGDYDSVVIQRALVTGGTDGAADGTVGTYTTVGSPTTDADLATAGFQYVDNDVPAGTYRYRAAVVNDGDQGDYTAVTNNVASIAPSTDTTGPLAVDTRVGTNGAGSALTLNQGATFTVAYNEAVNAPANGTTIRLSDADGTQIDFIVGTTGTSVARNTAATTIGGVSYPVNTVLTFTLGTGVQVNAGTGAGLSLPTTIIAQSGVQDVNGNAWNISGSTDATIDNE; from the coding sequence GTGACCGCAGCAACCTCCCGGTTGCGCCGGCGTGGTATCGGGGCCGGCGTCGCGGCTCTTGTTGGTCTGTCCGGCCTCGGCTTCGCCGCCATGCCGGCCCAGGCTGCAGCTGGCTTCGATCCTTCTTCCGCTTCTGCTCGCCTCGCGGGCGTCGACCGCTACGACACGGCCGCCAAGGCCGCGCTGGCCGGCTGGACCACCTCGTCCACCGTCATCGTCGCCAACGGTGAGGTCACGGGCATCGACGCCCTCGCCGCCTCGTACCTCGCGGGCGTCAAGGACGCTCCGATCCTGCTGACGCAGCGCGACTCGGTGCCGTCCCAGACGGCCGCCGCCATCGCGTCGCTGAACCCCACGACCGTCATCGTCCTCGGTGACACGAACGCGGTCTCGGCCAGCACCTACGCCTCCCTGGTCGGCACCAAGACCGGCCAGCGCATCGACGGCCCGAACCGCTTCCAGACCGCGGTCGACGTCATGACCGAGGCCGGCGTGACCCCGCCCAAGACGGTCTTCCTCGCCCGCGGTGACCAGTACGGCGCCGGCCAGGTCGCCGCCGACGCGCTGGCCGCCGGCCCGGCCGCCTTCAAGAACCGGATCCCGGTCCTGCTCACCAACCAGAACTCGCTGCCCGCCGAGACGCTGGCTGCGCTGAACACCGCCGGTGTCACCAAGGTGTACGTCCTGGGCAACGCGAACGCCGTCTCGGACTCGGTCTACACCCAGGTCGACAACCTGGCCAGCGTCACCGACATCGAGCGCATCCAGGGCTCGGACCGCACCGCCACCGCGGCTGCGATCGCCAACGAGACCGACTTCGGTTTCAACCGGACCGGTGCCGCCCTCGCCAACGGCTTCCGCATCGACGCCCTGGCCGCCGGCCCGGTCGCCGGTCGCGCCGGGTCCCCGATCCTGCTGACTGAGGGCACCGTGGGTCTGGGTGTCGGTACCGAGGCCTACCTGCGGGCCAACGCGGCTACTCTGACCAAGGCGTGGGTCTTCGGTGACGACAACAGCGTGACGCCGACGATCGCGGCTGCGGCCACGACCGCCGCCAACGGTGGTTCTGCCCCCACGCTGCAGAACATCGCGGTGGCACCGACTGCTGCGGCCGGCTACGTGATCGCCGACGAGACCGACGCGGCCACGCGCGCTTCCGACGACCGTGTCTACACGGTCACCGGCCTCACCGCGGGCACGACCTACCGCATCACGCTCGTCGACGCGAACTCCATCCGCACGGCGGCCGACGGCTCGGTCACCTTCCTGAGCAGCGCGGACACGGCGTCGGCCAGCGGGTTCTCCGCCGACCCGGGTGCCGACAACGCCGACATCACCTCCGTCAACAACGCCAGCCCGACCTTCACCGGTACGGCTGCGGAGATCGCTGCCGCTCGCACGACGACGGTGCAGCCGGTCAACGGCAGCATCACCTTCACCGTCGACGGCACCGCGCCCGGTTCGGTCGTCCCCGTCGTCTACATCAACGGTGGTGCCGGCCAGGCGGCCAACAACGGTGGCCCCAGCACCCGTCTCGAGACGAGCGCGACCGTCGCCGGTGCCTACGCGGCGGCGACCGAGAACTACGGGCTCGGTGGTGTGGCCAGCTACACCGCCACGCGAGCAGCAAACGGTTCGTTCGGTGGTGACAGCAGCGACGCCACCGTGGGCGCGGAAATCACGTCCGTGGACAAGGCTGGCAACACGTTCACCGCGGAGGTGGACCTCAACCCGGCCGCCGCCATCGGCCTGCAGGCGCGTTCGTTCGCCTTTGACGCGAACGACCGGTTCACGGTGGGTACTGCGTCGGTGGGCCTGGACGCCTTCAAGGCGGCGCTCAGCTCCGGCGACACCATCACCGGTTCCTACGCGACCGACCCGGGTGGCATCAGCACCTTCAACCTCAACGACAGCAACCCCGCCGCCCCGACCACGGTGACGTCCGCTCGCGGCACCACGAACGCCACGAGCAACGACATCACGGTCACCGTCACCCCGGCGGCCGGTGACTACGACTCGGTGGTCATCCAGCGCGCGCTGGTGACCGGTGGCACCGACGGTGCTGCGGACGGCACCGTGGGCACCTACACCACCGTCGGTTCGCCGACCACCGACGCGGACCTGGCCACGGCTGGCTTCCAGTACGTCGACAACGACGTGCCGGCCGGCACCTACCGTTACCGCGCGGCCGTGGTCAACGACGGTGACCAGGGCGACTACACGGCAGTGACGAACAACGTCGCCTCGATCGCCCCGAGCACCGACACCACCGGTCCGCTGGCCGTCGACACCCGCGTGGGCACGAACGGTGCCGGGAGCGCCCTCACCCTCAACCAGGGTGCGACGTTCACGGTGGCCTACAACGAGGCGGTCAACGCCCCCGCCAACGGCACCACGATCCGCCTCAGCGACGCCGACGGCACGCAGATCGACTTCATCGTCGGGACCACCGGCACGTCGGTGGCGCGGAACACCGCGGCGACCACCATCGGTGGCGTCTCCTACCCGGTGAACACCGTCCTGACCTTCACCCTGGGTACCGGGGTGCAGGTCAACGCCGGGACGGGTGCCGGCCTGAGCCTGCCGACGACGATCATCGCGCAGTCGGGTGTGCAGGACGTCAACGGCAACGCCTGGAACATCTCCGGCAGCACCGACGCCACGATCGACAACGAGTGA
- a CDS encoding cell wall-binding repeat-containing protein: MDKRQKTRRRAAGIGAGVALLVGLGGITGVPAQAAVGFNPSAADARLGGADRYQTAALIAQKYWTASSTVIVANGETNGIDALSASYLAGVKQAPILLTSANSVPAATAAAIEALNPSEVIVIGGEPSVSTATFAELTAGRTTGKRISGIDRFDTAAKIIAEARAALPANAPAPAAILARGDVYGTTIAADALSASPLGYRGIPIVLTAQGSLPGVSASALASLKPTSLTALGSTQSISAATASAAASAAGVPTASRLEGTDRSATAVAIATSDLATSVGLGKTAVGLANGFRVDALAAGPAAGKAGYPLLLTESAQSLGSATEAYLRANSGNLISGQIFGDASAVSTSVTDAAVTSGGGVPSSGQVAPVSNPVAGLPANLDNQGDQPDVRVSFGLSAAPVTSFTVQRVSSSNAAVSSPVNLTGQDVTSGSFIDYDVPLGSWVYRITVTSGGATSTVVTQTPVSIAGAPVVNGQPTGLTPGSNSVTLTFDQPVSGLSLGEVTSSNGSLSFTPTAVAPSGGRSATWTLAVAGGTLQAGNTVTLAAGSVVNAQGVNGPATGFTSAPVVAAPTVSVAGLQPGSSSLTYTFDQPVSGFTAADLTSNNGVLTFTPSATLDANGRASVWTVAIGGGTLAASNTVTLSANAVVNGQGGTGPSSPNVQTVLAAPVASFSNFFVGASYIHVDFNVGVTGLEASDFTLPGGQSILGVSSHSPQQWHVDLASPVAAGETYTLAANSVVNSQGTTGPVTAFTASIAAAPSVSAVSGWSPNTTSFTITFDQAVSGFTDSEVTSSGAGNPVFSVAPQTAGATSDTTWVVTVSSGTVSSNDTFTVSANAVQNADGTSGPTTAYTSSAA, from the coding sequence ATGGACAAGCGACAGAAGACCCGGCGCCGCGCAGCCGGTATCGGGGCCGGGGTTGCTCTGCTGGTCGGCCTCGGTGGAATCACCGGAGTTCCCGCACAGGCGGCCGTGGGTTTCAACCCCAGCGCGGCCGACGCCCGCCTCGGCGGCGCCGACCGCTACCAGACGGCTGCCCTGATCGCGCAGAAGTACTGGACGGCCTCGTCGACGGTCATCGTTGCCAACGGTGAGACGAACGGCATCGACGCATTGAGCGCGTCCTACCTGGCGGGTGTCAAGCAGGCTCCGATCCTCCTCACCTCTGCGAACTCCGTCCCCGCTGCCACGGCCGCCGCGATCGAGGCGCTCAACCCTTCCGAGGTGATCGTCATCGGCGGGGAGCCCTCCGTGTCCACTGCGACGTTCGCTGAACTCACTGCGGGCCGTACCACCGGGAAGCGCATCTCCGGGATCGACCGGTTCGACACCGCAGCCAAGATCATCGCCGAGGCGCGTGCTGCGCTGCCTGCGAACGCCCCGGCGCCCGCGGCAATCCTGGCTCGCGGGGACGTCTACGGCACCACCATCGCCGCTGATGCCCTTTCTGCTTCACCGTTGGGCTACCGCGGAATTCCCATCGTCCTGACGGCCCAGGGATCCCTGCCAGGCGTCTCGGCGTCGGCACTGGCATCCCTCAAGCCGACCTCGCTCACCGCGCTGGGAAGCACCCAATCCATCAGCGCGGCGACCGCGTCTGCCGCGGCGAGCGCGGCGGGCGTCCCCACCGCGTCCCGGCTGGAAGGTACCGACCGCAGTGCCACTGCCGTCGCCATCGCGACGTCGGACCTCGCGACGTCCGTCGGACTCGGCAAGACGGCGGTCGGGCTGGCGAACGGCTTCCGCGTCGATGCCCTGGCCGCCGGACCGGCAGCCGGCAAGGCGGGGTACCCCCTGCTCCTCACAGAGTCGGCGCAAAGCCTCGGCAGCGCCACGGAGGCGTACCTGCGGGCCAATTCCGGGAACCTCATCAGTGGCCAGATCTTCGGTGACGCCTCCGCCGTCTCGACCAGCGTCACCGACGCCGCCGTCACCTCGGGAGGTGGGGTACCCAGCTCGGGTCAGGTCGCACCCGTCTCCAACCCCGTTGCCGGCCTCCCGGCCAACCTCGACAACCAGGGCGATCAGCCCGACGTCCGCGTGAGCTTCGGCCTGAGCGCAGCACCCGTCACGAGTTTCACCGTCCAGCGCGTGTCGAGCAGCAACGCCGCCGTGTCCTCCCCGGTGAACCTCACCGGTCAGGACGTGACATCCGGATCGTTCATCGACTACGACGTCCCCCTGGGGTCGTGGGTCTACCGGATCACCGTGACATCGGGTGGTGCGACGTCGACCGTCGTGACCCAGACGCCTGTCAGCATCGCCGGCGCTCCAGTGGTGAACGGCCAGCCGACGGGTCTGACCCCGGGTTCCAACTCCGTCACCCTGACCTTCGACCAGCCGGTCTCCGGGCTCTCGCTTGGAGAGGTGACCTCCAGCAACGGCTCTCTCAGCTTCACGCCCACCGCAGTCGCTCCCAGCGGCGGCAGGTCGGCCACGTGGACGCTTGCCGTGGCCGGGGGGACTTTGCAGGCAGGAAACACCGTCACGTTGGCCGCCGGGTCGGTCGTGAACGCTCAGGGTGTCAACGGCCCTGCCACCGGGTTCACGTCGGCTCCGGTCGTCGCAGCGCCGACAGTCTCGGTGGCCGGCCTCCAGCCAGGGTCTTCGTCGTTGACCTACACGTTCGACCAGCCGGTCAGCGGCTTCACCGCAGCAGACCTCACGAGCAACAACGGAGTATTGACCTTCACCCCCTCCGCGACCCTCGACGCCAACGGCCGTGCTTCGGTGTGGACGGTGGCGATTGGAGGCGGGACCTTGGCCGCCTCCAACACCGTCACCCTGAGCGCCAACGCCGTTGTGAACGGGCAGGGGGGGACGGGACCGTCCAGCCCGAACGTCCAGACCGTCCTCGCCGCCCCGGTTGCGTCTTTCAGCAACTTCTTCGTCGGCGCGTCGTACATCCACGTCGACTTCAACGTCGGCGTGACGGGCCTCGAGGCCAGCGATTTCACCCTCCCTGGCGGGCAGAGCATCCTGGGAGTCAGCTCCCACAGTCCGCAGCAGTGGCACGTCGACCTGGCATCGCCAGTGGCTGCTGGTGAGACGTACACGTTGGCCGCGAACAGCGTGGTGAACAGCCAGGGCACCACCGGGCCGGTCACTGCCTTCACCGCGTCGATCGCCGCAGCGCCGAGCGTGTCGGCAGTGAGTGGTTGGTCGCCGAACACCACGAGCTTCACGATCACCTTCGACCAGGCGGTCTCGGGGTTCACCGACAGTGAGGTGACCTCCTCCGGGGCAGGGAACCCGGTCTTCTCGGTGGCGCCGCAGACCGCGGGGGCAACTTCCGACACGACGTGGGTCGTGACCGTCAGCAGCGGGACCGTGAGCAGCAACGACACGTTCACCGTCTCGGCGAACGCGGTGCAGAACGCCGACGGCACCAGCGGTCCGACGACTGCCTACACCTCAAGCGCCGCCTGA
- a CDS encoding ArnT family glycosyltransferase produces the protein MTRTRRLLTLLVVLVGAFVFLWRLGVESSTGDELVYRDAGTAYVHGNFQANLEHPPLAKFLIGLGHLAFGGSLTADRLPSALMGLATGGVLFCIARRIAGPRAGLVAMLLWYVLPLHPGVVEAHVGRQATLEMPLLFFTSCAVWAAQVVAARPVWWRWAVFGAAVGAATATKLTGASVAVVVLATWAAHPRRVGRVLLAGVSAVAVFLATYLPFDTEAPEAVRTVVQWQLDHAGRGAVQHVAGQNYAFPPWWSAWWFQSRYLGWAALAALWLGALLGAALVRRVSTAVVATAVVGFTVAVVASPLKLPQYHDVLAPPLVVLATVGLTRLAASRAWPVAAVLAVPLLVAGVGQLATVATTRTADYALLAPQLRALPPGTTVVSWADTGTLQRAAPQVTVIGPGAVECSAALVVDPTIANRIPGADLDQWLRQCGGTVERFDRLSLVRPVSR, from the coding sequence ATGACACGGACCCGACGACTGCTGACCCTCCTCGTCGTGCTCGTCGGAGCCTTCGTCTTCCTCTGGCGCCTGGGCGTGGAGTCGTCCACCGGCGACGAACTCGTCTACCGCGACGCGGGCACCGCCTACGTCCACGGCAACTTCCAGGCGAACCTGGAGCACCCGCCGCTGGCGAAGTTCCTCATCGGCCTCGGGCACCTCGCGTTCGGCGGGTCCCTCACCGCGGACCGGTTGCCGTCCGCGCTGATGGGCCTGGCCACCGGCGGGGTGCTGTTCTGCATCGCCCGGCGCATCGCGGGCCCCCGGGCTGGGCTGGTCGCGATGCTCCTCTGGTACGTCCTGCCCCTGCACCCCGGTGTGGTCGAGGCCCACGTGGGCCGGCAGGCGACGTTGGAGATGCCGCTGCTGTTCTTCACGTCCTGCGCGGTCTGGGCCGCGCAGGTCGTCGCCGCCCGCCCGGTGTGGTGGCGGTGGGCGGTGTTCGGCGCGGCCGTCGGTGCGGCGACCGCGACGAAGCTCACGGGGGCGAGCGTCGCGGTCGTGGTGCTCGCGACCTGGGCCGCGCACCCTCGGAGGGTCGGCAGGGTCCTGCTCGCCGGGGTGAGCGCCGTCGCGGTGTTCCTCGCCACGTACCTGCCGTTCGACACCGAGGCGCCGGAGGCGGTGCGGACCGTGGTGCAGTGGCAGCTCGACCACGCCGGCCGCGGTGCCGTGCAGCACGTCGCCGGGCAGAACTACGCCTTCCCACCGTGGTGGTCGGCGTGGTGGTTCCAGTCCCGCTACCTCGGGTGGGCGGCATTGGCGGCGCTGTGGCTCGGGGCGCTGCTCGGGGCCGCGCTGGTGCGGCGGGTGTCCACCGCGGTCGTCGCGACCGCCGTCGTCGGGTTCACCGTCGCGGTCGTCGCCTCACCGTTGAAACTGCCGCAGTACCACGACGTCCTCGCTCCCCCGCTCGTGGTGCTGGCCACCGTGGGGTTGACGCGATTGGCCGCGTCCCGGGCCTGGCCCGTGGCCGCGGTCCTCGCCGTCCCGCTGCTCGTCGCCGGGGTCGGGCAGCTCGCCACGGTCGCCACCACCCGCACCGCCGACTACGCCCTGCTGGCCCCGCAACTGCGGGCCCTTCCCCCCGGGACGACCGTGGTGTCCTGGGCCGACACCGGCACCCTGCAACGCGCTGCGCCGCAGGTGACGGTGATCGGTCCAGGGGCGGTGGAGTGCTCCGCGGCCCTCGTCGTGGACCCCACCATCGCGAACCGCATCCCGGGCGCCGACCTCGATCAGTGGCTGCGGCAGTGCGGTGGGACCGTCGAGCGGTTCGACCGCCTCAGTCTCGTACGACCCGTCAGCCGCTGA
- a CDS encoding cell wall-binding repeat-containing protein, which produces MPPVVGHRSSSRRRDPGSTTPRRLGAGLAALVGLSLLATGAAQTSPVDDGGGRLGGATRYGTAALVRGGLYGSAVAADALTASPVAFRAKVPVLPVEPGTLPAPTAQVLSMVGAPSSTSWVRPARSARPSPVPASPRPPGSPRSPSARPTAAPPMPSPPGPRSSCAATAPGSPTPTSSGSRSRCPRRRRPSGQQVPWRGRLVVPSIHHCTSPGRTRPPSTAGAG; this is translated from the coding sequence GTGCCTCCTGTCGTTGGTCACCGGAGCAGCAGTCGACGGAGGGACCCCGGGTCCACCACTCCCAGGCGCCTCGGTGCCGGCCTGGCCGCCCTCGTCGGCCTGTCCCTCCTCGCCACCGGAGCGGCGCAGACCTCGCCCGTCGACGACGGCGGCGGCCGACTCGGCGGGGCCACCCGCTACGGCACGGCGGCCCTCGTCCGTGGCGGCCTGTACGGGTCCGCGGTCGCCGCCGACGCCCTCACCGCCTCCCCGGTCGCCTTCCGCGCGAAGGTCCCCGTCCTGCCCGTCGAACCCGGCACGCTCCCCGCCCCCACCGCGCAGGTCCTGTCGATGGTCGGCGCCCCCTCGTCCACGAGCTGGGTTCGGCCGGCTCGGTCGGCGCGACCGTCGCCGGTTCCGGCCTCGCCGCGCCCGCCGGGTTCTCCACGATCTCCATCGGCCCGGCCAACGGCTGCTCCACCGATGCCCTCGCCGCCGGGACCGAGGAGTTCCTGCGCCGCCACGGCGCCGGGCTCACCGACACCGACGTCATCGGGGAGCCGGTCTCGGTGTCCTCGGCGGCGACGGCCTTCGGGGCAGCAGGTGCCGTGGCGGGGGAGGCTGGTGGTTCCGTCGATCCACCACTGCACGTCCCCCGGTCGAACACGTCCACCTTCGACTGCGGGTGCAGGCTGA